A window of the Streptomyces sp. NBC_01351 genome harbors these coding sequences:
- a CDS encoding exodeoxyribonuclease III, giving the protein MRIATFNVNSITARLPRLLAWLESSGTDVLCIQETKCSAEQFPYDALRELGYEAAVNATGRWNGVALLSRVGLEDVVTGLPGGPDYEGVEEPRAISATCGGVRVWSVYVPNGREVEHDHYGYKLDWFRALSVAVAEDAAGARPFAVLGDFNVAPTDEDVYDPAVFAGLTHVTPAERAALEALRTAGLSDVLPRPLKYDRPYTYWDYRQLAFPKNRGMRIDLVYGNAPFAKAVKDAYVDREERKGKGASDHAPVVVDLEL; this is encoded by the coding sequence ATGCGTATCGCCACGTTCAACGTCAACTCCATCACCGCCCGGCTGCCGCGCCTCCTCGCCTGGCTGGAGAGCTCAGGCACGGATGTCCTGTGCATCCAGGAGACCAAGTGCTCCGCGGAGCAGTTCCCGTACGACGCGCTGCGCGAGCTGGGCTACGAGGCGGCCGTCAACGCCACCGGCAGGTGGAACGGCGTGGCCCTGCTCTCCCGGGTCGGCCTGGAGGACGTGGTCACCGGCCTGCCCGGCGGGCCCGACTACGAGGGTGTCGAGGAGCCGCGCGCCATCTCCGCCACCTGCGGCGGGGTCCGCGTCTGGTCGGTCTACGTGCCGAACGGCCGCGAGGTCGAGCACGACCACTACGGCTACAAGCTGGACTGGTTCCGCGCACTGTCCGTCGCCGTCGCCGAAGACGCGGCCGGCGCCCGTCCCTTCGCGGTGCTCGGCGACTTCAACGTGGCACCGACCGACGAGGACGTCTACGACCCGGCCGTCTTCGCGGGCCTGACCCACGTGACCCCCGCCGAGCGGGCCGCCCTGGAGGCGCTGCGCACGGCCGGGCTGTCCGACGTGCTGCCGCGCCCTCTCAAGTACGACCGGCCGTACACGTACTGGGACTACCGTCAGCTCGCCTTCCCCAAGAACAGGGGCATGCGCATCGACCTGGTGTACGGGAACGCGCCCTTCGCCAAGGCCGTCAAGGACGCCTACGTGGATCGCGAGGAGCGCAAGGGCAAGGGCGCCTCCGACCACGCCCCGGTGGTCGTGGACCTGGAGCTTTAG
- a CDS encoding MBL fold metallo-hydrolase, with protein MKLTKRLHSCVQLEKDGRVLVIDPGAFSETDAGLGADALLVTHEHPDHFDEGRLRAALDGNPAAELWTLRSVADKIAPGYPGRVHTVGHGDAFTAAGFEVQVHGELHAVIHPDLPRVTNVGYLVEGSLFHPGDALTVPDAPVDTLMLPVHAPWNKAAEVIDYLREVKPRRAIDVHDAYLADLARPIYDHLLNTLGGTDHGRLTAGDTTEL; from the coding sequence ATGAAGCTCACCAAGCGGCTGCACTCCTGCGTCCAGCTGGAGAAGGACGGGCGCGTGCTCGTCATCGACCCGGGCGCCTTCAGCGAAACCGATGCCGGCCTCGGGGCGGACGCCCTGCTGGTCACGCACGAGCACCCCGACCACTTCGACGAGGGCCGGCTGCGGGCGGCCCTCGACGGGAATCCGGCCGCCGAGCTGTGGACCCTGCGCAGCGTCGCGGACAAGATCGCCCCCGGCTACCCGGGCCGGGTGCACACCGTGGGCCACGGGGACGCCTTCACCGCCGCCGGGTTCGAGGTCCAGGTGCACGGCGAACTGCACGCCGTGATCCACCCCGACCTGCCCCGGGTCACCAATGTCGGCTACCTGGTGGAGGGGTCCCTCTTCCACCCCGGGGACGCGCTGACCGTGCCCGACGCCCCCGTCGACACCCTGATGCTCCCGGTGCACGCCCCCTGGAACAAGGCCGCCGAGGTGATCGACTACCTCCGCGAGGTCAAGCCGCGCCGGGCCATCGACGTCCACGACGCCTACCTCGCCGACCTCGCCCGGCCGATCTACGACCACCTCCTGAACACGCTGGGCGGCACGGACCACGGGCGACTCACCGCCGGGGACACCACCGAACTGTGA
- a CDS encoding ROK family glucokinase, with protein MSTYRDFTLSHRGAARGTVLRTIGTRERRSHLTAPRVPTVGIDIGGTKVMAGVVDADGVILEKIRTETPDKSKSPKVVEDTIVELVLDLSDRHDVHAVGIGAAGWVDADRSRVLFAPHLAWRDEPLRDALQSRLVVPVMVDNDANTAAWAEWRFGAGRGEDHLVMITLGTGIGGAILEGGQVKRGRYGVAGEFGHMQVVPGGHRCPCGNRGCWEQYSSGNALVREARELAAADSPVAHNIIARVGGNVAEITGPLITELAREGDAMCVELLQDIGQWLGVGIANLAAALDPACFVIGGGVSAADDLLIGPARDAFRRHLTGRGYRPEARIAKAQLGPEAGMVGAADLARLVARRFRRATRRRVERYERYERYAQQLGRREAPGPEAPGPETPSPQTPGPTNMDPQ; from the coding sequence ATGAGCACGTACCGGGACTTCACGCTCTCCCACCGGGGGGCGGCGCGAGGCACCGTCCTGCGGACCATCGGGACCCGTGAGCGCCGGTCGCACCTGACCGCCCCGCGCGTCCCGACCGTCGGCATCGACATCGGCGGCACCAAGGTGATGGCCGGCGTCGTCGACGCCGACGGGGTCATCCTGGAGAAGATCCGCACAGAGACGCCCGACAAGTCCAAGAGCCCCAAGGTCGTCGAGGACACCATCGTCGAACTGGTCCTGGACCTCTCCGACCGGCACGACGTGCACGCGGTGGGCATCGGCGCGGCCGGCTGGGTCGACGCGGACCGGTCCCGGGTGCTGTTCGCCCCGCACCTGGCCTGGCGCGACGAGCCGCTGCGCGACGCCCTCCAGTCCCGGCTCGTGGTCCCCGTCATGGTCGACAACGACGCCAACACCGCCGCCTGGGCGGAATGGCGCTTCGGCGCCGGGCGCGGCGAGGACCACCTCGTCATGATCACGCTCGGCACCGGAATCGGCGGGGCCATCCTCGAAGGCGGCCAGGTCAAGCGCGGCCGCTACGGGGTGGCCGGCGAATTCGGCCACATGCAGGTCGTCCCCGGCGGGCACCGCTGCCCCTGCGGCAACCGCGGCTGCTGGGAGCAGTACAGCTCCGGGAACGCCCTGGTCCGCGAGGCCCGCGAGCTCGCCGCCGCCGACTCCCCGGTCGCCCACAACATCATCGCCAGGGTCGGCGGCAACGTCGCGGAGATCACCGGGCCGCTCATCACCGAGCTGGCCCGCGAGGGCGACGCCATGTGCGTCGAACTGCTCCAGGACATCGGCCAGTGGCTCGGCGTCGGCATCGCCAACCTCGCGGCCGCCCTCGACCCCGCCTGCTTCGTCATCGGCGGCGGCGTCAGCGCCGCCGACGACCTGCTCATCGGCCCCGCCCGGGACGCCTTCCGCCGCCACCTCACCGGCCGCGGCTACCGCCCCGAGGCCCGCATCGCCAAGGCCCAGCTCGGCCCCGAAGCCGGTATGGTCGGAGCCGCCGACCTCGCCCGACTCGTCGCCCGCCGCTTCCGCCGTGCCACCCGCCGCCGTGTAGAGCGCTACGAACGGTACGAGCGCTACGCGCAGCAGCTCGGCCGGCGCGAAGCCCCCGGCCCCGAGGCCCCTGGCCCCGAGACCCCCAGCCCCCAGACCCCCGGCCCCACGAACATGGACCCGCAGTGA